Proteins from a single region of Streptomyces vinaceus:
- a CDS encoding SpoIIE family protein phosphatase translates to MPTAKVSNLAPDVQPRRRRFVITARAAASFDPLGRSVAAARAFVRDTLQGWGFADIVDDAVVLTSELVTNAVVHAGTKAEVLCLRSGDGVRVEIADRYPERELPLQHPGERPYADPDRENGRGLMLCAALATRWGVEYTATHKHVWFRLDLPDRPVGTRSAGPVVPDRLLPLADSRVRVAVLQIDASDAISAWNEDAEHVFGYAAEKVLGRPLAELAAWPQTPGTGTGIAEALRLSRWEGSYGIRGADGRVIPVYASHLRVRDAHGEPSIVCLLVHDDERALLQTPVRVASADSLQLTEPRPADPFEVFIGSPAPDDLDGLLQRTVERARDMLDADSAFLLLATDDETELEVRATTGLPSTRQRFARVPVEAGTNRYGSARMPAVHDDLAAVPGAVPLLEATGMRSVITVPLKVEGRLTGSLGVAAENPGRYSNAEALRLQFAADRIALAVESARLGELERLRRGSLSFLVEASDLLAGTLDRDQTLALMAQMTVPTLATWCAVYTIADQSSDPYLAYVLHEDEERIDGLKALLSHVSPPDPVREAGARPWPATAQAVGGETVVLPLLARNRVIGLLTLGKPSEEHFRQEILELAEDLSRRAALALDNARLYSERTAISRSLQRSLLPPGSPAIPGMEVEVIYRAAGEGNEVGGDFYDVFPIRDGAYGFAIGDVCGTGPEAAAVTGLARHALRLLAREGLGGPAVLERLNAAILDEGARSRFLTLLYGELHPQPDGSALMKVVCAGHPLPLRLRPDGQVTPAADPQPLLGVIDDLDLYEQTLTLDPGDVLLCVTDGVTERREGTRMLGDDGLTEVLTTCTGLTAGAVAARVLRAVERFAAEPASDDMAILAFRVPQPRTGD, encoded by the coding sequence ATGCCGACCGCGAAGGTAAGTAACCTGGCACCCGATGTCCAACCGCGTCGAAGGAGATTCGTGATCACGGCTCGGGCGGCTGCCAGCTTCGACCCCCTCGGGCGCTCGGTCGCCGCGGCCCGGGCGTTCGTCCGCGACACCCTGCAGGGATGGGGCTTCGCGGACATCGTCGACGACGCCGTGGTGCTCACCAGCGAGCTCGTCACCAACGCCGTGGTCCACGCCGGCACCAAGGCCGAGGTCCTGTGCCTGCGCTCCGGTGACGGCGTACGGGTCGAGATCGCCGACCGCTACCCGGAACGTGAGCTTCCTCTCCAACACCCCGGCGAGCGCCCCTACGCCGACCCCGACCGCGAGAACGGCCGCGGGCTGATGCTCTGCGCCGCCCTCGCCACCCGCTGGGGAGTCGAGTACACCGCCACCCACAAACACGTGTGGTTCCGGCTCGACCTCCCGGACCGGCCGGTCGGTACCCGCTCGGCCGGACCCGTCGTACCGGACCGCCTCCTGCCCCTCGCCGACAGCCGCGTACGCGTCGCCGTCCTCCAGATCGACGCCTCCGACGCGATCTCCGCCTGGAACGAGGACGCCGAGCACGTCTTCGGCTACGCCGCCGAGAAGGTCCTCGGCCGCCCCCTCGCCGAACTCGCCGCCTGGCCCCAGACCCCCGGCACCGGCACCGGCATCGCCGAGGCCCTGCGCCTGTCCCGCTGGGAGGGCAGCTACGGCATCCGCGGCGCCGACGGCCGAGTGATCCCCGTGTACGCCTCCCACCTGCGGGTCCGCGATGCGCACGGCGAGCCGTCCATCGTCTGCCTGCTGGTCCACGACGACGAGCGGGCCCTGCTCCAGACCCCCGTACGGGTCGCCTCCGCCGACAGCCTCCAGCTCACCGAACCCCGCCCCGCGGACCCCTTCGAGGTCTTCATCGGCTCCCCCGCCCCCGACGACCTCGACGGACTCCTCCAGCGCACCGTCGAACGCGCCCGCGACATGCTCGACGCCGACTCCGCCTTCCTGCTGCTCGCCACCGACGACGAGACGGAGCTGGAAGTCCGCGCGACGACCGGGCTCCCCTCCACCCGCCAGCGCTTCGCCCGCGTCCCCGTCGAAGCCGGCACCAACCGCTACGGCTCCGCCCGCATGCCCGCCGTCCACGACGACCTCGCCGCCGTCCCCGGAGCCGTACCGCTCCTGGAGGCCACCGGCATGCGCTCGGTGATCACCGTCCCCCTCAAGGTCGAAGGCCGGCTCACCGGCTCCCTCGGCGTCGCCGCCGAGAACCCCGGCCGCTACTCGAACGCCGAGGCCCTGCGCCTCCAGTTCGCCGCCGACCGCATCGCCCTCGCCGTCGAATCCGCCCGCCTCGGCGAGCTGGAACGCCTGCGCCGCGGCTCCCTCTCCTTCCTCGTCGAGGCCTCCGACCTGCTCGCCGGCACCCTCGACCGGGACCAGACCCTGGCCCTCATGGCCCAGATGACCGTCCCGACCCTGGCCACCTGGTGCGCCGTGTACACGATCGCCGACCAGTCCTCGGACCCGTACCTCGCGTACGTCCTGCACGAGGACGAGGAGCGCATCGACGGCCTCAAGGCCCTGCTCTCCCACGTCAGCCCGCCCGACCCGGTCCGGGAGGCCGGCGCCCGCCCCTGGCCTGCGACGGCCCAGGCCGTCGGCGGGGAGACCGTCGTCCTCCCGCTCCTGGCCCGCAACCGCGTGATCGGCCTGCTGACCCTCGGCAAGCCCTCGGAGGAGCACTTCCGCCAGGAGATCCTCGAACTCGCCGAGGACCTGTCCCGCCGCGCCGCGCTCGCCCTCGACAACGCCCGCCTCTACTCCGAGCGCACGGCGATCAGCCGCTCCCTCCAGCGCAGCCTGCTCCCGCCCGGCTCCCCCGCCATCCCCGGCATGGAGGTCGAGGTCATCTACCGCGCGGCCGGCGAGGGCAACGAGGTCGGCGGCGACTTCTACGACGTCTTCCCGATCCGCGACGGCGCGTACGGCTTCGCCATCGGCGACGTCTGCGGTACGGGCCCCGAGGCGGCCGCCGTCACCGGCCTCGCCCGCCACGCCCTGCGCCTCCTGGCCCGCGAGGGCCTCGGCGGCCCGGCGGTGCTGGAGCGGCTGAACGCGGCCATCCTCGACGAGGGCGCCCGCAGCCGCTTCCTCACCCTCCTGTACGGGGAACTGCACCCCCAGCCGGACGGCAGCGCCCTGATGAAGGTCGTCTGCGCCGGCCACCCGCTCCCGCTGCGCCTGCGCCCGGACGGCCAGGTCACCCCGGCCGCGGACCCTCAGCCCCTGCTCGGCGTGATCGACGACCTCGACCTCTACGAACAGACCCTGACCCTGGACCCGGGCGACGTACTGCTCTGCGTCACGGACGGGGTGACGGAGCGCCGCGAGGGAACCCGCATGCTGGGCGACGACGGCCTCACCGAGGTCCTCACCACCTGCACGGGCCTCACCGCGGGCGCCGTCGCCGCCCGCGTCCTGCGAGCGGTGGAACGCTTCGCGGCCGAGCCCGCCTCGGACGACATGGCCATCCTGGCCTTCCGCGTCCCCCAGCCGCGCACGGGCGACTAG
- a CDS encoding HdeD family acid-resistance protein produces the protein MTVPFDAAPQHKQSDPDDVLKQVGGTWHWALGLALVTLIPGILVLVWPDETLHILAVIIGLQLLVAGVFRFVTAFSHSNDGGSRLAAVLVAVLALLAGVLVLRHPMQTIGALSLILGVFWLVTGVLTAYTAIADHTVAHRGLLFGLGALGAVAGIVVLCFPVDSAVALTRLLGLWLVLLGVFEVVMAFALRSATRRVGSG, from the coding sequence ATGACCGTTCCCTTCGACGCGGCCCCGCAGCACAAGCAGAGCGACCCTGACGACGTCCTCAAGCAGGTCGGAGGCACCTGGCACTGGGCGCTGGGCCTCGCCCTGGTGACCCTGATCCCCGGCATCCTCGTACTCGTCTGGCCCGACGAGACCCTGCACATCCTGGCCGTCATCATCGGCCTGCAGCTCCTCGTGGCGGGTGTCTTCCGTTTCGTCACCGCCTTCTCGCACAGCAACGACGGCGGCAGCAGGCTGGCCGCCGTCCTGGTCGCCGTGCTGGCGTTGCTGGCCGGCGTGCTGGTGCTGCGGCATCCGATGCAGACGATCGGCGCGCTGTCCCTGATCCTCGGCGTGTTCTGGCTGGTGACCGGCGTGCTCACGGCGTACACAGCCATCGCGGACCACACGGTCGCCCACCGGGGCCTGCTCTTCGGCCTGGGCGCCCTCGGCGCCGTCGCCGGTATCGTCGTGCTGTGCTTCCCCGTGGACTCCGCGGTCGCGCTGACCCGGCTGCTGGGACTCTGGCTCGTCCTGCTCGGCGTGTTCGAAGTGGTGATGGCGTTCGCACTGCGCTCCGCCACCCGCCGCGTGGGCTCAGGCTAG
- a CDS encoding ribonuclease J produces the protein MSHPHPELGPPPKLPKGGLRVTPLGGLGEIGRNMTVFEFDGRLLIVDCGVLFPEEEQPGIDLILPDFSSIRDRLDDVEGIVLTHGHEDHIGAVPYLLREKPDIPLIGSKLTLALIEAKLQEHRIRPYTLEVKEGERENLGPFDCEFIAVNHSIPDALAVAIRTGAGLVVATGDFKMDQLPLDNRLTDLHAFARLSEEGIDLLLSDSTNAEVPGFVPPERDISNAIRGVFAGAQKRIIVASFASHVHRIQQILDAAHEYGRRVAFVGRSMVRNMGIARDLGYLRVPAGLVVDVKTLDDLPDDEVVLVCTGSQGEPMAALSRMANRDHQIRIVPGDTVILASSLIPGNENAVYRVINGLTRWGANVVHKGNAKVHVSGHASAGELLYFYNICKPRNLMPVHGEWRHLRANAELGAMTGVPKDRIVIAEDGVVVDLIDGKARISGKVQAGYVYVDGLSVGDVSEASLKDRRILGDEGIISVYVVVDSSSGKVVSGPNIQARGSGIEDSAFGPVSAKIEEAIARAAADGVAEPHQIQQLIRRTMGKWVSDSYRRRPMILPVVVEV, from the coding sequence TTGAGCCATCCGCACCCTGAACTCGGCCCGCCGCCGAAGCTGCCGAAGGGCGGCCTCCGGGTCACCCCCCTGGGCGGTCTCGGCGAGATCGGCCGCAACATGACCGTCTTCGAGTTCGACGGCCGCCTGCTGATCGTCGACTGCGGTGTCCTCTTCCCCGAGGAGGAGCAGCCGGGCATCGACCTGATCCTGCCGGACTTCTCGTCCATCCGGGACCGGCTCGACGACGTCGAGGGCATCGTCCTCACGCACGGCCACGAGGACCACATCGGCGCCGTCCCCTACCTCCTCCGGGAGAAGCCGGACATCCCGCTGATCGGCTCCAAGCTGACGCTGGCCCTCATCGAGGCCAAGCTCCAGGAGCACCGCATCCGCCCCTACACCCTTGAGGTGAAGGAAGGCGAGCGCGAGAACCTCGGCCCCTTCGACTGCGAGTTCATCGCGGTCAACCACTCCATCCCGGACGCCCTCGCGGTCGCCATCCGCACGGGTGCGGGCCTGGTCGTCGCCACCGGCGACTTCAAGATGGACCAGCTGCCGCTGGACAACCGCCTCACGGACCTGCACGCCTTCGCGCGTCTGAGCGAAGAGGGCATCGACCTCCTCCTCTCGGACTCGACGAACGCCGAGGTCCCGGGCTTCGTCCCGCCGGAGCGCGACATCTCCAACGCCATCCGCGGAGTCTTCGCGGGTGCCCAGAAGCGGATCATCGTGGCGTCCTTCGCCAGCCACGTGCACCGCATCCAGCAGATCCTCGACGCCGCCCACGAGTACGGCCGCCGGGTCGCCTTCGTCGGCCGCTCGATGGTCCGCAACATGGGCATCGCCCGTGACCTGGGCTACCTGCGCGTCCCGGCCGGCCTCGTCGTCGACGTCAAGACCCTCGACGACCTGCCGGACGACGAGGTCGTGCTGGTCTGTACGGGGTCCCAGGGCGAGCCGATGGCGGCCCTGTCCCGCATGGCCAACCGCGACCACCAGATCCGGATCGTCCCCGGCGACACCGTGATCCTCGCGTCCTCGCTGATCCCGGGCAACGAGAACGCGGTCTACCGCGTGATCAACGGCCTGACCCGCTGGGGCGCCAACGTCGTGCACAAGGGCAACGCCAAGGTGCACGTCTCCGGCCACGCCTCCGCCGGCGAGCTGCTGTACTTCTACAACATCTGCAAGCCGCGCAACCTCATGCCGGTCCACGGCGAATGGCGCCACCTGCGCGCCAACGCCGAGCTCGGTGCGATGACGGGCGTCCCGAAGGACCGCATCGTCATCGCCGAGGACGGCGTGGTCGTCGACCTGATCGACGGCAAGGCCCGGATCTCCGGCAAGGTCCAGGCGGGCTACGTGTACGTGGACGGCCTGTCGGTCGGCGACGTCTCAGAGGCCTCGCTCAAGGACCGCCGGATCCTCGGCGACGAGGGCATCATCTCGGTCTACGTGGTCGTGGACAGCAGCTCGGGCAAGGTCGTCAGCGGCCCGAACATCCAGGCCCGGGGCTCCGGCATCGAGGACTCGGCGTTCGGTCCGGTCAGCGCGAAGATCGAGGAAGCCATCGCCCGCGCCGCCGCCGACGGCGTCGCGGAGCCGCACCAGATCCAGCAGCTCATCCGCCGGACCATGGGCAAGTGGGTGTCGGACAGCTACCGCCGCCGCCCGATGATCCTGCCGGTCGTCGTCGAGGTCTGA
- the dapA gene encoding 4-hydroxy-tetrahydrodipicolinate synthase, giving the protein MAPISTPQTPFGRVLTAMITPFTADGALDLDGAQRLAVHLVDAGNDGLIINGTTGESPTTTDAEKNDLVRAVLEAVGDRAHVVAGIGTNDTRHTLELARQAERTGAHGLLAVTPYYSKPPQEGLYRHFTAIADATELPVMLYDIPGRSGVPIDTDTLVRLAEHPRIVANKDAKGDLGRASWAIAQSGLAWYSGDDMLNLPLLSVGAVGFVSVVGHVVSPELRAMLEAHLGGDVQKATEIHQKLLPVFTGMFRTQGVITTKGALNLQGLPAGPLRLPLVDLTAEETAQLKLDLAAGGVQL; this is encoded by the coding sequence ATGGCTCCGATCTCGACTCCGCAGACCCCCTTCGGGCGGGTCCTCACCGCCATGATCACGCCGTTCACGGCGGATGGCGCACTCGACCTCGACGGCGCGCAGCGGCTCGCCGTCCACCTGGTGGACGCAGGCAACGACGGCCTGATCATCAACGGGACCACCGGCGAGTCCCCGACCACCACCGACGCGGAGAAAAACGACCTCGTACGAGCCGTCCTGGAAGCCGTCGGCGACCGGGCTCACGTCGTCGCCGGCATCGGCACCAACGACACCCGCCACACCCTGGAGCTCGCCCGCCAGGCCGAGCGCACCGGCGCCCACGGCCTGCTCGCGGTGACCCCGTACTACAGCAAGCCGCCGCAGGAAGGCCTCTACCGGCACTTCACGGCGATCGCGGACGCCACCGAGCTCCCGGTGATGCTCTACGACATCCCCGGCCGCAGCGGCGTCCCGATCGACACCGACACCCTGGTGCGGCTCGCCGAGCACCCCCGGATCGTGGCCAACAAGGACGCCAAGGGCGACCTCGGCCGCGCCAGCTGGGCCATCGCCCAGAGCGGACTCGCCTGGTACTCCGGCGACGACATGCTGAACCTGCCGCTGCTGTCCGTCGGCGCGGTCGGGTTCGTCTCCGTGGTCGGCCACGTGGTCAGCCCCGAGCTCCGCGCGATGCTCGAAGCCCACCTGGGCGGCGACGTCCAGAAGGCCACCGAGATCCACCAGAAGCTGCTGCCGGTCTTCACCGGCATGTTCCGTACGCAGGGTGTGATCACCACCAAGGGCGCACTGAACCTCCAGGGCCTGCCCGCGGGCCCGCTCCGCCTCCCGCTCGTCGACCTGACGGCCGAAGAGACGGCCCAGCTCAAGCTCGATCTCGCCGCCGGCGGGGTACAGCTCTGA
- the thyX gene encoding FAD-dependent thymidylate synthase, with amino-acid sequence MSENAASDLKPSFRSDVTVELVKHSAADSDVLWAARVSTAGEQSLEELQKDPERSKGLINYLMRDRHGSPFEHNSMTFFISAPIFVFREFMRHRVGWSYNEESGRYRELEPVFYVPDAERKLVQEGRPGKYVFVEGTAAQQELTGRVMEDSYRQAYEAYQEMLAAGVAREVARSVLPVGLFSSMYATCNARSLMHFLGLRTQHELATTPSFPQREIEMVGEKMERHWASLMPLTYAAYNANGRVAP; translated from the coding sequence GTGAGCGAGAACGCCGCTTCAGACCTGAAACCCAGCTTCCGCAGTGATGTGACGGTGGAGCTGGTGAAGCACTCCGCCGCCGACTCCGACGTGCTGTGGGCCGCCCGTGTCTCCACGGCCGGCGAGCAGTCCCTCGAAGAGCTCCAGAAGGACCCGGAGCGCTCCAAGGGCCTCATCAACTACCTGATGCGCGACCGCCACGGCAGCCCGTTCGAGCACAACTCGATGACCTTCTTCATCAGCGCCCCGATCTTCGTGTTCCGCGAGTTCATGCGGCACCGCGTCGGGTGGTCGTACAACGAGGAATCGGGCCGCTACAGGGAGCTGGAGCCGGTCTTCTACGTCCCGGACGCCGAGCGCAAGCTGGTCCAGGAGGGCCGCCCGGGCAAGTACGTCTTCGTCGAGGGCACCGCGGCCCAGCAGGAACTGACGGGCCGGGTCATGGAGGACTCGTACCGGCAGGCCTACGAGGCCTACCAGGAGATGCTGGCGGCGGGCGTGGCCCGCGAGGTTGCCCGTTCGGTCCTGCCGGTCGGACTTTTCTCCTCGATGTACGCCACCTGCAACGCGCGCTCGCTCATGCACTTCCTCGGCCTGCGCACGCAGCACGAGCTGGCGACCACGCCGTCCTTCCCGCAGCGGGAGATCGAGATGGTCGGCGAGAAGATGGAGCGGCACTGGGCCTCGCTCATGCCGCTCACGTACGCCGCCTACAACGCCAACGGCCGGGTCGCCCCTTAA